The sequence cgtagtcctacgtcacctttgcgtacaacccgattgggctgcacctttgagttttttttagtgatttttcaagagcacgaattgagagaaccacaacaaCGCCtttggggatgaaacatccgtagatcgtttgcttacttagggaagatccataaagtacgtcacgcaaaatttggcgGTTTCCATTGtcgttcccaacgaagggtcaaacaTATTCTtctgattgagaatgtcttcgaagctccgtgtaatctgatcctcaattggactagtgagacctagactaaaattatgggcactctcaaactgctgagcaagcgtttgagccttttcgccatttattaataacattttatttccctctttaagcgctggattttttttaaaagaattttcgttaatttccaaaagggtttcgaactgggaaccaacttcgagacattattctcaaagttggtatttttcaaaaaagcgaaacattttttaatttcagtttGCAAATCTCGCTAAACagctttcaacgcgggatcgcgagttcttcgGTATTGCCTTCGATTCACATTTTTAATCAGTAGCTgaactgcccttctacgcataattgtcccatgttacccttgatgaaaaatctcaaactcgagtcaatttgtcccactgaaaaaaatAAGTTGTTGTCTGATGATAATAGAGGCTGAAAACCGTTTAAATAAGTAGGGATTCGTTTTATGTCCTGGAAAAGTGTTGCCTACGCTCATAACAtcccaaaaatatttgataaattTAAAGATCGAATCGATTCTTAAAttggtgggacaaattgactcgagtttgaattttttcatctaaggtaacatgggacaattacgcgtagaacggcagtgaagatcgtcgtcaataataatggagttgaatttaattctacatttaggaattgcaatgcatCTGGcttaataaaattaataaaaagaaaataatttgaaaaaatggaAAGAAGTTCAGTTTAAATAAATGATTTTGAATGAAGTTTGTGTTTAAAGTGTTTATATTTCATTTGATATATGCGGAAAACCCTAGAAGAATATCAAGATCAAAATTCTAaccgatatatgttttatataaaaccCAAACAGCTATATGATAATTAAAGTAGAGCGTATTGGATTATTAATGGCTTCTTATGAGATTTCAAACATCACaagaaggtgatcagagtcaaagtcagcatgagttaccaattggccacacagctgacttgaatccgttaaaactaaatcaattgttgaaggatttcgactggaagaaaaacaagtcggtcaattgggatattgaatagtataatatcccgcatgTTACTTGCGTAACGCGGTAACAAGAAAGACGACTTATATTTTCCGAATTCGTAGCGACCTTTTTTATTCGTGCGAAGTTTGGCCGTTTTAAATTCCTGCATGGTATACATAGATAAGTTTAAGGCATGTTTTTTACTGTTTGTACTCAATTTCTTACGTTTTAGTGCATTTGTGTCTTCCTTTAGTTTAGCACCGTTTACTGCATTCAGCCTATTCACTCAAACCTAGTCATATTATACTTGCATGAATAATTATTACTTAAGGTATTCTATTGATTCTCACCTTCTCCCAATCAACCGTACTGCTTCGTATTTCTTCTCTCCGTACTAATTATAGGTTAAGTGTATTCATAGAATCTAGATTGAATTAATGTTTCAGCCATAAGCCAGATTTGTATGTAAGTATAGAATAGTAAATTTTACCTTCGATTCGAAATTGCATTTAGTTTTAATATATTTAGGATTATAGGTATAAGAACAAATTATAATTCTGATTAGAGCTATCTCACCAACTGCTCGTTTTAAgggcactcctgacggaattttgttgatttagctttgctgcttcgcagcatgcgtgaaataataaaaatgacagttgtgcgttgcttccgtatcgagtggtgtgcccccgaaaacgcgagcacttttaatcttggattccgtcaggagtgaccttaaggtgtttatacaacaaagccacaaatcggccatcttggaaaccacgtgctttttctagtaaTTTTTTAAGAGCACGatttgagagaaccacaacgtccatggggatgaaacatccgtagatcgtttgcttacttatgctaagcaatcgactttGATTTCAGcgttgtacgaaaattattacgctagatttgaacttttgataataggagtagaaaaccgtgtggtgaattttaaattcaccacacggttccTACTTCtgttatcaaaagttcaaatttggCGTAATAATTGTcctacaatgctgaaattaaagtcgattgtttagcataagtaagcaaacgatctacggatgtttcatccccatgggcgttgtggttctcaattcgtgctcttgaaaatcaccagaaaaaaacacgtggtttccaagatggtggatttgtggctttgttgtataaccacatTGATAACCACTCATTACGTTTATCCCTCTACCTACATCTATCTGTTGTTGTTTTGGTTTGTCCCCTTTATCCCGATTTGCCTGCTATTGCCAAGCAATTGTGCTATATGGGCTCGCAAGCAGATGTTAGGGTGAATCGATACCGAGGGACTTCGACGACATTCCCCCCTAGCTTGCTGACTCCGCCTCTGAGTCTGCTAACTCCTTGCCTCGGACATCAAGAACCGCTACGTTTACAGCTGCCCTCTCGTACACGCCCTTCGCGGTTCGAATAATAACCTTACGTACCTGACCGTCTCGGTTAACCATACCAATGACACGTCGTCCTTTTGGCCAGAAATTTCTTGGATGTTCCGGATCAACGATCAGAACTATATCTCCTTCCTTGATGGGACTTTCTGAAACCATTTGCTGCGCCTCGTTAGGTTCGGTAGATACTCCCGAATCCATCTCTTCCAGAAGTGGTTAGCAAAGGCTTGTGATTGATGCCAACCACGTCTTAATGCGATAGAGTTGCTGTCCAATAGAGACCATGCTTTCAATCCATTGGATGACCCCAACAGCCAGTAATTTGGAGTGAGTACAGGAGCTGCTTCATCTTCGAGCGGCACATGAGTAAGTGGTCGTGCATTTAGGATGGCTTCAACTTCTATCGACGCGTTCTTCAGTTCCTCGTCAGTCGGCCTTGATGATGGCTTAACTTCATACAATGTTCGCTTAACGGACTGGACCAGCCGTTCCCAACTCCCCCCATATGAGGAGAAGCCGGGGGATAGAAACTCCATGAAGTATTTGAGCTCACAAACTCTTGTGCCAGCTTGTTTTGGTTGCTGGTCTTTAGGGTCTGCTTTAGCTCACGTTCAGAGCCGATGAAGTTTGTGCCTCTGTCGCTATCAAATGCAACTGGAGTTCCACGACGGGCAATGAAATTGCGTATCGCCATAATGCATGAGTTAGTTGTTAAAGAGCTAGCTAATTCAATATGGACAGCGCGTATTGTTAGACAAGTTAGAAGAACCCCTCACCGCTTCTCGACCCTTCTACCTACTGATACTTCCATTGGACCAAAATAATCTATGCCGGTGTGTGTGAATGGACAGCTGTACGCGGCTAGTCGGCATGCAGGGAGATCTGCCATTGCTGGAGGGTTAGGACCAGCATCTCTCAATTTGCACCGCGGGCAATCGGATCTAACTTTGGCATACATCTGACGGAGCCGTGCAACGCAGAACTTTTGACGAACCTCGTTGATCACCGATTCGTGGTTGTGGTGATGAAATTTGTCGTGGTAAGTCCGTATGATAATGTGCGTTATCGGGTGATCACGCGGAAGAATGATGGGATTAACTGCGTCCAGTGAAACGTACTTGCATGCTCCTGTCCTGCCTTTCATGCGTAGTATTCCTTGATCGTCAAGGAAGGGAACCAATTTGAACAAAGGGCTTCGTTTGGGAAGCGCAGCGTCGTTTCCTTTGCGACGAAGAATTGATATCTCCTCCTGAAACGTATCTTGCTGGGCGGTGCGAATATGGAAGTTCTCTGCATGTTGGATTTCATCCATTGTCAGACCACCATCCATTCGAGAGAACCCATTGGGACGGGTGTTTCTGATAAACCGAAAAATATATGCTGTCGAATGAGCCACCTTTCTCCAATTCCGAAAATTGTTAAATGGAAACTCCAACTTTGCCGTTTCATAATGATTGTGAGCGTTGGCACGTAGCTCCTCTACAGTCTCCGCAACACGGACAGGCATCATTGGCCAATCTGCTTCTTGTTGCCAAAGGAATTCAGGCCCTTGAAACCACTAGCGTTTGTGAAAGAGGGTTGCCGCTGCCATTTAGTTCCTTCATCAGCTACATTCCACTTAGTGGGAACCCATTTCCAGTCGGAAACTGCCGTCAGATCCAATATTTCACTAACTCGTGCAGCCACAAACTGACTGTATCGTCGGTGATCTGTACATAATCAATGAAGTGCGTTTCCTGAATCCGTCAAAGAAACACAACGGGACACATCGAGATCCATACCACGTATGACGGACTGCGCCAGCCTAGCTCCTATAAGTGCCGCTTGAAGCTCTAATCTGGAGATAGTGAGGTATTTGAGGGAAGCAACACGGGTCTTCGCGATAACTAACGAGCATTCGACTGTGCCCGGCTTCTTCTAATCGTAGGTATGCCACAGCAGCCATTCCATTTTCGCTGGCGTCGACGAAAGTGTGTAGCTGTACTAGTGTGTGCTGTCCTAGTGATGTTTGAAGCCGATAACACCTGGGaattcagtacattcaaagttaattgcccatatgccgggtattaagccacccggagtggaaattaattactatgtctgaaacttgattatgcatatgtacaacatgtgatagatttagttcggaaaaggtattgcagggtaaccgccccttcggtgggctttgatcccacgaccccagttcgcatgacaggtgctttccctactaagctacgaaggacctccgacCTGGGAATTTGTAAACGCAGCGAAGAAGCTTCAGCCACATTTGCCATTTGTTGAAGCTTTGCTGACTCACCTTCTCATCCCATCCTACGCCTGTTCGCCAAATTTCTTGCAGCAGCACTTTCAGGAAGATGAGGTAGTGCGAAATTAAACCTAATGGATCGTAGATGGACATCATAGTGCGAATCACTTCGCGCTTCGTGGGAAAACGTTTGCCACTTAGCAGGTCATCTCCGAGTCTTCTCCAGTTTATTTTGTACGTGAAGCAGTCGGTTTGCGTACATACCAAGCACTTTTTCAGTTGCAAGAGTTGATGCCAGGATGTACCAAACGTCATCACCTGCATGACGTACGTGCTGGGTtcacagggtgtctactacctggaaaaaacctggaaaacctggaattatcagggaatttctccccacctggaaaaaaactggaattatcagggaattcctgacatgatcagggaaatttcaatatCCGGTGATCATGGGTGAAGTTctctcaaaagatgaaaaaatccttacaaatatttgaattgattctattaaatctaaaaaaaatatattaaaaatgtAGCAAACATTTATGGATTGTTGTTCcgcaaaaaacgttttgccatcttcaaaagaattccttcagactttggtgaaatctaggaatttattcgggaaatcaattaggattgctttataaattcttttgagtattccttcggaaattctttgggaatatattaaaaaatactaaattagttaggatttttcaaagcaattcctggaggaacatccgaaggaacttcgggatCAGTTTTCAAGGAATATCCggatgattttttgaagaaatcatctgaagggatttttgaaaaaaaaagtgtaagtgatttgtgaagaatttttgctaaaggaattcttgatagaatagccgaaggaatcccgaatgaaattttcaaaggagtttctaaaggtattctcgacgaatttccaaagaatttttaaaagcaaaatatccggaaaaactcctccaaCTCCTCCTGTTTTTGAAAGTTTTCCTCAAGATACttcgaagcattttccgaaggtttttacagtaaagccATAAGCAATAGAACGAtagtggcgctgtaaccatttaaattattctgccaaaatatgctttaATAAGCttaatacacaggattttgtttttacacgatttttttcgctcgtattttgatcgtgtgacttcaatttgccaccaaactcttcgcaacatgtttcaaaaaatccacaataaatcaaacaaaaatcacAGAATTATTAATATGCGTTAGACATTtgggatgagtggaaaattgagaaaatgtaaatcgtgtaaaaacagactCAGATTgcgattagattatttatcgtaataaatatcgtgttaaagTGGAGAAAGAGAATTTAATGAATGAggatggcatcaggttgttgtttatcatgatatttatgatcatcAATGGCGTTATCTGAATAGGCTGTAAATTGACCGCTTGATACTCATAGTACCGGtaccttggctgctaggtctaaagaaactagatgttggtcacaaactagaacaaactagatgttggtcacgcgaacaaGAGCAACAATAGTAATCTCGAGTATATCCCGTGTCAGGTACGTTAGGACCttaggacgttaggcataaaggatgttaagcataaaatgccaaaaaatagcccacgacataaaaaaagctacacgggtaaaaatatgttcccggaaatgagaaaataattcatgatttcatgaatccagcgtgttttcatgttatgaaaatacaccatgaatataaatcatgatttcatgatttattttctcgtaacgcaaccaatgcgttacgatttggttgttgagaccggaaaattaaaaaaaaaagttcaacagtggttttgaactcgagtacactGAGTCCGGCGTGCTACTTTTCATCCGTTCTTACTTCTTATGAAGGGAGTGTTggaagtataaccggttatgcattttgtcgactgttgaagattgcgtagtaccatgaataatgttcccgaaatcatgaaatataatcatgatttcatgaactggcatgattcatgatttcatgaactggcatgattcatgatttcatgattttttattcatgattgtgggtatacatttgtttccgtgtataCACTATAGTATTACGTAATTATAGTAATACTATAGTATTacgcctaacgtccttatgcctaacatcatggacccagcaatctcatatgtttgcatcaacacatttcctgaaggagtttttgcaagaagttctgaaggatttcctgaggaagttcccgaacatatttccggaacaattccttaagaggattcctcgaaattcaaagaaatttccgaaagagtttttaaccaaatttccCAAGAAGGAATTCcctctttgaaggaatttctgtaatcaTTTCCAGAGGGTTTTCCGACGGAATCtatgcagaaattttcaaaggaatcctggaggaatttcctatgcgattcctggagaatttttattgaatggcTGAAGTAATTTCGgggtgaacttgcgaaggaattcctggaagaatttcttaaataatttacaacattgtttttgtgaggcaaccaattttttttttaaattggttttTGGAATATCTACttgtttgaatcgattattttgctgctaaaatctatataatatGGCAAGTTTGTTAttacctggaaattaatgtaaaacacctggaaaaaacctggaaaaatcagggaattttgtttttgcagatGAGTAGAGTTCATTATGAGACGAGTTCATTATCGCCTCTCAAAAAGAAGCATTGACTGTGCTGAACTTCCCTGCGGATTGCGACCTGGTGAAACATATCGCGTATATCACCACAAATCGCAAAACGTCGCCCGCGGAATTTGTAGAGAACGTGTATCAAGGGTTCCAACAAATCGGGTCCAGTGAGCAATGACGAATTCAGAGATACTCCATTCGTCGTCGCCGCTGCATCCCAGACGAGTCTCCACTTCCCAGGTTTGTTGGGGTTCGTTACTAAAAAGATCGGCAGGTACCAGATACGTTCATGACTTTCAGACAGTTCTTCGGTAGTGAGTTAACAAACATAGCCTTTCGCAATGTAGTCCTTTAACTTCTCCTTCACTGTTCGAGCTAGATCGGAATCATGTTCCATACGGCGTTCAAGGTGGTTGAAGCGCTTCAGCGCCATCGCTTTGTTGTTTGGCAGATGCACGTCATCGTGTCTCCACAGCGGGTTTTGGAAGCGGTTCATACTTGGAACCGTTGTAATGGGTGTGTTTTAGTAAAAGGTTCATGGCCCGCTCATCTTCACGCGAACGGACCTGCTTTGCTGGTGATACAACACCGAGGCTTTCTAGAGAAAAATAGTCTTTTACCGCGTGATTCAAATCTATGTCGGAGCTGATTCCCGCTTCATGATTACAGCAGGAAACGTGGTAAGTATAGTGGACCATGTTTATGGATAGATCAGTTGGCGCTCCTCCATAGATTGTCCAACCAAGATTGGTTTTGATGGCGAACGGTTGCCCAGGCTTTCCTTCACGGCTCTTTCTTACAAGGGTAGCATTGGCGTGCTGAACGTCTATTAGGATACGTGGCCGAGCATCTCGATAAGACTGCACAGGCACTCCCTTCAAGTAGTAGTAGTCAGTTTGCAATTGTTCCATGTTAAGCGTTTGACAAGGCAGTTGCAGCTCCTTCACAGTCCGGACATCATCGAAATGAAAACGTTTCCTCTTTAATCCGGAAATTTCAAATTGCACACTACGTGACTCATCCTCCGAACGGTGCAAACCTCCAGTCCATTTGAGGCAGAGCGGGTGACGCTCACCGGAAAGATTCAATTTCTTAGCTTGCTCTTCGTCCATGAATGTTTTGGAGGATCCGTCATCTAGAAAGGCGTAGCATTGTACAACGATTCCACTTCCGTAAACTACGACCAGAATATATCGAAACAAAATGGAGCTTGAACTTGACTGATGTGTGTTACTGTAATGCACGTCCCGCCAAGGCTTCATAGTCGCCGACGTCTCTGCATTTAGTTCCTTATAGGATGGGATGTCATAGGGAGGACGTCAGATCCAGGTAACCCCTTTATCCCGATTTGCCTGCTATTGCCAAGCAATTGTGCTATATGGGCTCGCAAGCAGATGTTAAGGTGAATCGATTCCGAGGGACTTCGACGACACCGCAGaataatcttcaaataaaattttaccgttggaattgctttgagcattattccatgaacggtggttggcattgaagtcaccaattatgaaaaatttggacttgttgcgagttagaatttgaagatcactTCTCAACAAATttctttgctgcccattgcactggaaaggcaagtagaaggaagagaattgtccaaaatttgtttcaacagaaacttccaaggtttcaaaaactttggtttcataAGAAGAATATAATTTGTGTTTGAtgcgtctattaatgacaatagCAACCCCGCTAAGGCGCTGTTGCGACGATCATTTCGATAAATATAGTAATTTGTATCTCTTTTATTGGaaagttttaaatacgtttcagttataatggcaatgtgctgagcacattatgaactgttcttcttcttcttattggcattacatcccccactgggacattgccgcctcgcagcttgcaATAGTAaacctatatatatatatatatatatatatatattaaaaaaaagatttaaacaaaaatcaaactAAATGTTAATAGAGTAATTAACAAAAGTACAGTTTCCGTGGTgattggaggaatttattgtgCTATTGTGCTAGTAGAAGCCATTTTGAAGAGCCAATTATAATTGTGACAAAAGGCTATCTCTAAGTTGAATAAAGGCGTACGGATGTCGTCACAATAGTTCAAAAGTGTAtaataaaatagtaaaaaaaaggcAATATGTTTACTGtgtgaaataacaaaaaaaaaaaatacataagaaGAATCAAATGTTTAAAATTGTTAATTAAAGTCGATTGGCTGAGCTACATGCAAGAGCGCTGATCTTAAGATAATTCGAGCAGTTTTGTCTAGTGAGATCCAGTAGTTGGTGCGAAAATCGATTTTACGGAGGTGCATGGTTTCCCGTATTGAGTGTTCTTAGCAAAAGGAGCATTTTTGAGAGTGAGTGAACATAGCGAAGCAGAGAGAAGTAAGTCGCAGATCCCTTAATTCTTTCGGAGAAATTAGCTGTGAGAGTGAGCAGCAATTAAAATCTACATCTACATCAACGCTTGTATAAGAGAGCTAACTAGTCACCAGCGTGATAGGTAAACAGCAGAAATTAATGAGTCGCTCTATTGTTACCATACCTTGAGAGATTTTATTGTATCCTATTTCTCTTTCGTACTCGTGCATCCAATAGAAATGTCTACCACAAATTTGGTTGGTGTTATTGAACTGTATGTGATTGGCAATTCATTCACAGATTATGCTGAACGATTTGAGGAATTTTTGAGTTTAATCAAATTGATGATAACAGAAAGAGATCTACCTTCTGTACACTCAGTGGACCGGCAATTTACTCTGAAATAAACTTTTTATTCCCAGGGAAAAGAGTTAAAGATTTAACTTATaccgaaattattcaaaaattgaaatcaCGTTACGATAAAACTGACTCTGACGTAATTCAATGTTTCAAATtcaatacacgtgttcaaaggGCAGATGAAACTACAGAAAGTTTCATACttgatttaaaattacaagCTTCTCTTTGTGATTTTGGAACTTACAAAGATAAGGCCATAAGAGATCGCATTTTGGTAGGAGTTTACGATAAGAATTTGCAAAAACAACTTCTCAAAGAGGAGAAACTGACACTTGGTGATGCAGAAAGAATCATAACGAATTATGAACTTGCTAATACCCGTGCGGCTGCAATCAACCCTGACATGCAGCAGGTTGCTCCTGTGAGGCAGCGCCTAGGTCGAAGGGTGACCTACGACAAAAACAGAAACAATAGTTATTACAACAGGAGAGATCGCAGTCGTAGTAGGAGCGCATGCCACCAGAGAAGAGTTACGTTCATTGATGATGGACGAATTAAGGAGCATCAGAATAACAATTATGCCAATTACTATTGCAACAATTGTGGTATGAAGGGACACATTAAAAGACAATGTCGCAATAAAGCAGGGACGACTTCGAGATTTAACAATACAAGCAAGATTCAAAGCGTTGTGGTTCCCTCTGAAAGCGTCCAATATAATTTGAAACAAGCGATGGATAGATTGAGGATGCAAATGAGTGACGAATCTGGTGATGAATCAGGTGAATATATGTGTATGAATGTGACGTCCATTAACAAAGTTAGTGAGCCTTGCTTGATAGAAGTTATTATAGAGGATAAATCAATACAAATGGAAATCGAttgcgggtctgctgtctcggTCATGGgaattaaaactttttttaaaattattcaatatACCACTTCGCAAGAGCAACAGAAGACTTGTTGTTGTAGATAGAGGAAATCTGAAAGTATTTGGAGAAACGCAAGTATCCGTGAGtttgaaaaacgttaaaaacactATGACCTTTGTGGTCATTGATAATAGTAATTCTAGGTATCAACATAATTTTACTCCCTTATTAGGTCGAGATTGGTTAGACTTATTCTTTACAGATTggagaaaaatgtttcaaaaatgttaAATGTTCACAATGTTAAAATCAACGATCAAGTTTCTTGTTTGAgcgaaattgaaatgaaatttgccAATGTTTTTAAGAAAGATTTATCGTCCCCTATCGTTGGTTATGAGGCTGAGCTGATATTAAAGatgattatttaatttttaaacgTGCATATGAGGTGCCATACAGACTAAGAGACAGAGTGTGTGAGTATTTAGATAAATTGGAGAAAGAGAATGTAATCAGCCCTGTTGAAACCAGTGAATGGGCGTCTCCTGTCATCGTATTGATTAAGAAAAATGATCAGATCAGACTCGTGATAGACTGCAAAGTGTCTATAAATAAAATGATAATTCCGAACACTTATCCACTGCCTATAGCACAGGATTTGTTTGCGCATTTGTCTGGATGTAAAGTGTTTTGCGCATTAGATCTAGAGGGTGCTTACACACAGCTGTCTCTTTCAGAAAAGTCTAAAAGGTTTATGGTAATTGATACACTGAAAGGACTCTATACATACAACCGCCTACCACAAGGAGCGTCTTCAAGTGCTGCGATTTTACAACAAATTATGGAGCAAATTTTAGTAGATATTGAAAATGTGACCGTATATTTGGATGATGTGTTGATAGCTGGTAAAAATTTCGaggaatgtaaacaaaaattagaAACCGTATTAGAGAGATTGTCAGCTGCAAATGTGAAAGTTAGTTGGGagaaatgtaaattttttgtGTCTTCTTTACCTTATCTTGGGCACATTGTTACGGACAAAGGACTCTTACCTAGCCCTGAGAAATTAGAAACAATTAAAGCGGCTAAAGTTCCATCCAACGTGTCAGAGTTGAAGGCGTATTTAGGACTAATTAATTACtatggaaaatttattccacattTGTCCTCGAAACTGAGTGAGCTGTATAAtcttttaagaaaaaatgtaaaatttgtttGGACAAGTGAGTGTCATACTGCATTTGAGAATAGTAAGCAACAATTAATAATCGCTGATATTTTGGAGTATTTTGAGGGGTTTCTAGTAATGGGTTGGGAGGCGTGCTCGCACATGTTGTGGAAGGCGTCGAAAAGCCCATATGCTTTTACATCATTTTCACTCAATGAAGCCCAGAGGAAGTACCCAATTTTACATTTAGAGGCCTTAGCACTTGTATGTAGTATTAAGAAGTTTCACAAGTATGTTTATGGTCAAAAATTTACCGTTTCCACTGACCACAAACCATTAGTAGGTATTTTTGGTAAAGCAGGGGGGAACTCTATTTATGTTACACGGCTACTGAGATATATTTTGGAGTTATCGATATACGATTTTAAGATCGTATATCGTCCATCTGCTCAAATGGGAAACGCAGATTTTTGTTCACGTTTCCCCTTACAACAAAGAGTTCCTTCTGAGTGCGACGTTGAATACGTCAAGAGTCTCAACCTTACAAACGATTTACCGATGacttgcttaacttttcaaaaggacctaagtaacatttttttcattaattaattttaacagcgcaatcaacagaacaacatgaaagcttttgaatgcagtactcaaattaattcatgaaaaaaatgttacttaggtccttttgaaaagttaagcgagaattgttcaaaaaatgcTAGTGAAACTTCAAACGATGCTTACATGCTTAAACTAATAAACTATATCCAGAAAGGTTGGCCTGAGAAAATCGACAAAAACTTCAGGAATgtttattagggtggctcaaattagtatgggaaaaactttgttcaatttttttgatgggccgccctcttattcggttctatttgatgccct comes from Armigeres subalbatus isolate Guangzhou_Male chromosome 2, GZ_Asu_2, whole genome shotgun sequence and encodes:
- the LOC134209839 gene encoding uncharacterized protein LOC134209839, with the protein product MPVRVAETVEELRANAHNHYETAKLEFPFNNFRNWRKVAHSTAYIFRFIRNTRPNGFSRMDGGLTMDEIQHAENFHIRTAQQDTFQEEISILRRKGNDAALPKRSPLFKLVPFLDDQGILRMKGRTGACKYVSLDAVNPIILPRDHPITHIIIRTYHDKFHHHNHESVINEVRQKFCVARLRQMYAKVRSDCPRCKLRDAGPNPPAMADLPACRLAAYSCPFTHTGIDYFGPMEVSVGRRVEKR